ACCTAGTTTCGCCTTCTAATAACCTATTCTATCACAATGTTAGAATAGTTCAATTTACCATATTTCAATACTGCTAATTATAATCTAGTTTTGCACATCCAAAAATTGGTAAAACTAATTAATAATGCTTATTGAAGTAAAATTTACGCTTAATTTCTTCTTTTCCTGTTACCTCAGCAAAATAAAAGAAAGTATTTCTGCCGCAAACGCCAGCCGGAGCAATCATTTAAAAAATAATATAATTAGCTCATTTTCCAATAAATGAAATCAGGAAAATGGGTGCTTTTGGCGCTTGTATTATTTTTAGCAAGTTGCCAAAAAGAGGACAATGAGATTGTTGCTCCGCAAACTAATTTACGGCAGAGTTATTTGTCGGCTTTTAAGTTTTTAAAAGCGTTTAATCCGCAATTATCCCAAGACTTGGTAGGGCAAATTTCCAGTGAAAAAATCAGCGTATCAGTACCCACCGGATTGGCTTTTAACAAACTCATAGCTTCGTTTACGAACGCGCCGGACACGAAAGTTTACATTAACAACACGGAACAGGTAAGCGGCGAAACCGAAAATGATTTTTCTAACCCGGTATTGTATAAAATAATTGCCCCAAATGGTTCGGCGAACTACGTTAACCTGGAGCTAAGCCCGGTATTTCCGGAGATGGACCAGGCTATGGAGAAACTGTTGCAGCAATACCAGATTCCCGGCATTTCGTTGGCTATTGTAAAAAACGAAAAACTGGTATTTGCCAAAAGTTACGGCTACGCTAATCTGGAGACTAAGCAACCTGTAGATAACCAAAGTTTATTCCGGATTGCCAGTATTTCTAAACCCGTTACGGTAGTAGCTATTTTAAAATTAGTACAGGATGGCAAACTAAAACTTACCGATAAAGTTTTTGGTGCAAACGGCATTCTAGGTAATGATTATGGCACGGCACCAGCTAACTCCAACGTAAGCGCTATAACCGTACAAGACCTGCTGGAACATAAATCGGGCTGGATTAACCAACCCAACGACCCAATAGTAGCCAACCCTACGTACTCGTATAAAGAACTGATTGCGGAGGTGGTGCAAACCCGTCCGTTAACTTACACGCCTGGCTCCACTTATTACTACTCTAACTTTGGCTATTGCGTTTTAGGCCGTATCATCGAAAAGGTATCTGGTAAAACTTATTCGGCTTTTGTACAATCCGAGATTTTGCAGCCTTTAAACATTATTGATATGCGTATTGCCGGGAACTCACCGCAACAGAATGCTTTAAACGAAGTTACGTACTACCAACCCGACGACAATCCGTATGCTTATAACATCAGTCGCATGGATGCTAACGGCGGTTGGTTGGCTTCTGCCACCGATTTAATGCGTTTAATGGTGCACATCGACCGGAACAACCAGAAATCTGATATTATATCCAAGGACTTATTAAACCAGACCTACATGGGGTATTTTAACTGGAGCCACACCGGTTCTTTGCCTGGCACCTCTACCCTGCTTACCCGTTTAGATGATGAGTACAGCTTTGCCATATTGGCCAATACCCGCAACAATACGCAACCGTTCCAAATAACCGAAGCCTTCGAATCCACGGTTAAAAATCAAACTTTGTTAAAAACAGATTGGCCCGAAATAGATTTGTTTACCAACAACCCGGCTAATGCGCAGTAACATGGCCTCATACTTAGAGCAACAACTTAGTAATTTTTTAAATTTTTAGAATTAGGAAAGAAGTAGTTTAATACAGAAGAACATAAAAAAAGCCGGCTAATTAGCCGGCTTTTGCATTGGTGCGCACGGGGAGAATCGAACTCCCACGGGACAACTCCCACAGGCTTCTGAGACCTGCACGTCTACCAGTTCCGCCACGTGCGCTCAATTTTCGAAGGGCAAAGGTAAAATAAATATTCTATTATCTGCCTATCGTAAAGAATATTTTTAAAATTTAGCCGGAAATCAAACGAAGCTACCCGGGTTATTTTTATTCCACTGCGTCATTACATTAAAATCAGCTTCCAGCACTTAATTTTCTCAGAGTAACTAAGTCCTATTAAAAAAAAACCGGGGCACATACAACTCTTAAGAAGCAGGTAAGTATTTTTCTTAAAACACGTGTAAGTTCTATGGCCTCTACCCAACGTTTGTTTATTGCGGTACCC
The sequence above is a segment of the Adhaeribacter swui genome. Coding sequences within it:
- a CDS encoding serine hydrolase domain-containing protein — protein: MKSGKWVLLALVLFLASCQKEDNEIVAPQTNLRQSYLSAFKFLKAFNPQLSQDLVGQISSEKISVSVPTGLAFNKLIASFTNAPDTKVYINNTEQVSGETENDFSNPVLYKIIAPNGSANYVNLELSPVFPEMDQAMEKLLQQYQIPGISLAIVKNEKLVFAKSYGYANLETKQPVDNQSLFRIASISKPVTVVAILKLVQDGKLKLTDKVFGANGILGNDYGTAPANSNVSAITVQDLLEHKSGWINQPNDPIVANPTYSYKELIAEVVQTRPLTYTPGSTYYYSNFGYCVLGRIIEKVSGKTYSAFVQSEILQPLNIIDMRIAGNSPQQNALNEVTYYQPDDNPYAYNISRMDANGGWLASATDLMRLMVHIDRNNQKSDIISKDLLNQTYMGYFNWSHTGSLPGTSTLLTRLDDEYSFAILANTRNNTQPFQITEAFESTVKNQTLLKTDWPEIDLFTNNPANAQ